A single window of Methanoregula sp. DNA harbors:
- a CDS encoding MarR family transcriptional regulator — translation MTRLPWHRLAVISILLLVPVVLCGSTAAAEPDYSITYTITISQDGSALWGVEYRTLLPSEKEVSDFEGYARDLPTVYLPQFHELIEKSAAQAAVATSRHMDVSDFSADSVVQTSPTGRYGVVLYSFAWTGFAEPGNGLTAGDVFAGGLYLPRDATLVMRYPPGFSVISADPPPDEVRNGLVWYGLRSFGAGEPRVVLERASFPVIPVAIGLVIILAAAAFTGYVLVKRRREKPGTPKMEIPSLSGTEMKDLEERILILLAEHGGELSQPEIIRRLGLPKSTVGTALNELGQRGLIHKVKKGRENLIRRT, via the coding sequence ATGACACGACTGCCGTGGCACAGACTGGCAGTGATCTCTATCCTGCTCCTCGTACCTGTCGTTCTCTGTGGTAGTACAGCGGCAGCAGAGCCGGACTATTCCATCACGTACACGATCACCATCTCACAAGACGGATCGGCACTTTGGGGAGTGGAGTACCGCACGCTCCTGCCATCTGAAAAGGAAGTGTCGGATTTTGAGGGTTATGCCCGCGACCTGCCGACCGTCTATCTCCCCCAGTTCCACGAACTGATTGAGAAGTCCGCCGCACAGGCAGCGGTCGCGACCTCGCGGCACATGGACGTATCGGATTTTTCCGCAGATTCCGTGGTCCAGACATCCCCTACGGGGAGGTACGGCGTTGTCCTGTACTCGTTTGCATGGACCGGCTTTGCAGAGCCCGGAAACGGCCTGACAGCCGGGGACGTGTTTGCCGGTGGCCTGTACCTTCCAAGGGATGCCACGCTGGTCATGCGGTACCCGCCCGGCTTTTCGGTTATATCTGCGGATCCGCCGCCCGACGAGGTTCGTAACGGGCTGGTCTGGTACGGCCTCCGTTCTTTCGGGGCGGGTGAACCCAGGGTTGTTCTTGAGAGAGCATCGTTCCCGGTGATTCCGGTTGCTATTGGTCTTGTGATTATCCTTGCCGCAGCAGCATTCACCGGCTACGTACTGGTAAAAAGGCGACGCGAAAAACCCGGGACACCAAAAATGGAGATACCTTCTCTGTCGGGTACTGAGATGAAGGACCTTGAAGAAAGGATCCTCATCCTGCTCGCAGAGCATGGCGGGGAGCTCTCCCAGCCGGAGATCATCAGGAGACTCGGGCTGCCCAAATCAACAGTAGGCACTGCGCTCAACGAACTCGGGCAGCGCGGGCTAATCCATAAAGTGAAAAAAGGCAGGGAAAATCTCATTCGTCGCACCTGA
- a CDS encoding dihydroorotate dehydrogenase electron transfer subunit, giving the protein MADKKDTGLPVPVTITRIKQESPSVITFFFDREFPFVPGQFVMAWVPGVDEIPMALTSDASISVQKVGDATSAMFKLSVGDQLGIRGPFGNGFVRGEKMLAIAGGIGAAPLLPLARADSVMTFLLGARTEPELLFVDQLDECTDLQIATDDGSMGLKGFVPALIDELNLGSYDRIAVCGSEGMMRAVLAKLTEIGIENRAEFSLHRYMKCGIGVCGSCCIDPSGMRVCRDGPVFSGDLLLKSEFGHYRRDASGRKINI; this is encoded by the coding sequence ATGGCTGATAAAAAAGATACCGGGCTTCCAGTCCCGGTGACCATCACACGGATAAAACAGGAATCCCCATCAGTGATCACATTTTTCTTTGACCGTGAGTTCCCGTTTGTCCCGGGACAGTTTGTGATGGCATGGGTGCCCGGGGTGGACGAAATCCCCATGGCCCTGACCTCGGATGCCTCGATATCGGTGCAGAAGGTCGGCGATGCAACATCTGCGATGTTCAAATTATCTGTCGGCGATCAGTTGGGGATCCGCGGCCCGTTTGGCAACGGATTTGTCAGGGGGGAAAAGATGCTGGCGATCGCCGGCGGGATCGGGGCTGCCCCGCTCCTCCCGCTCGCAAGAGCCGACTCTGTCATGACATTTCTGCTCGGCGCCCGCACGGAACCGGAACTCCTCTTTGTCGACCAGCTCGATGAATGCACGGACCTCCAGATCGCGACCGATGACGGTTCGATGGGACTCAAAGGTTTTGTGCCGGCGCTCATCGATGAATTAAATCTTGGCTCGTATGACCGCATTGCTGTCTGCGGGTCTGAAGGCATGATGCGGGCGGTGCTTGCAAAGTTGACCGAGATCGGGATTGAGAACAGGGCCGAGTTCTCCCTCCACCGGTACATGAAATGCGGGATTGGCGTCTGCGGTTCGTGCTGCATTGATCCCTCGGGAATGCGTGTTTGCCGCGACGGCCCGGTATTTTCCGGGGACCTGCTGCTTAAAAGCGAGTTCGGCCATTACCGGAGGGACGCGAGCGGAAGGAAGATCAATATCTGA
- a CDS encoding dihydroorotate dehydrogenase translates to MVLIRPGPVTVGGVALKNHLILAAGVLGTTGASLSRILSLGAGGVVTKSIGPVPKDGHPGPCVAVLDDGLLNAMGLPNPSKDFAEEIAPLAGKPVVASIFGGNPEEFATVAGWFVGRVAGFELNLSCPHAEGYGAALGTDPKLVEECTRSVSSTGVPTWVKLTPNVTDITAIGKAAERGGASAIVAINTVKAMRISTGLKRPVLGNRYGGLSGPAIFPVAVRCVYELYEVCKIPIIGCGGIGSADNVVEMMMAGAGAVEIGSAVADNIRIFSDVSARLYAKDGCGVEEIVGCAHHG, encoded by the coding sequence ATGGTTTTGATCAGGCCGGGCCCGGTGACCGTGGGCGGGGTGGCGCTGAAGAACCACCTGATCCTTGCTGCCGGAGTGCTTGGGACAACCGGGGCATCGCTCTCCCGCATATTATCGCTTGGAGCTGGGGGTGTTGTGACCAAGTCGATTGGCCCGGTTCCCAAAGACGGGCACCCCGGCCCCTGTGTTGCGGTTCTTGATGACGGGCTCCTCAACGCGATGGGGTTGCCGAACCCTTCTAAAGACTTTGCAGAAGAGATTGCACCACTCGCAGGAAAACCCGTAGTCGCGAGCATCTTTGGAGGAAACCCGGAAGAGTTTGCCACCGTTGCGGGATGGTTTGTGGGAAGAGTCGCGGGCTTTGAACTGAACCTCTCCTGCCCCCACGCGGAAGGTTACGGGGCAGCGCTCGGCACCGATCCAAAACTTGTCGAAGAATGTACCCGTTCCGTCAGTTCAACGGGTGTCCCGACATGGGTAAAACTCACCCCGAACGTGACCGATATCACCGCGATCGGGAAGGCAGCGGAACGCGGCGGTGCGAGCGCAATTGTCGCAATTAATACGGTTAAAGCGATGCGGATATCAACCGGGCTGAAACGCCCGGTGCTGGGCAACCGGTATGGCGGGCTATCGGGTCCTGCGATTTTTCCCGTTGCAGTGCGGTGCGTGTACGAGCTTTACGAGGTATGTAAAATCCCCATTATCGGGTGCGGCGGGATTGGAAGCGCAGACAACGTGGTGGAGATGATGATGGCGGGGGCCGGTGCCGTTGAGATAGGCAGTGCAGTGGCAGACAACATCCGTATCTTTTCAGATGTGAGCGCCAGGCTCTATGCAAAGGACGGGTGCGGGGTTGAAGAGATCGTGGGGTGCGCTCATCATGGCTGA
- a CDS encoding DNA-directed DNA polymerase translates to MNSPCTLDAFGGITLAINQVEYSNSPDGPIIHIFGRGPDNKAVRLDVTGFKPYFYVPEPEAAEKALPPQATLEPETIYRSIRNEPLRRLYTQRPGDVRDVRERYRHFEADIPFATRFMIDTGLTGGVSAPSLTVDYHDLRASDVDAPARLCIMDIECEDERGFPDPQRDAITCITCHDSFENDYTTFLLATGGTVPPDIAEKEKQGGLSNGCFKKGTHTVCTYGDETAMLRAFAAYIAVRDPDVLSGWNFVDFDMPYITGRMEKLGLSVSSLARLPGMTERRALRGRALFDLLTGYKKIHSTQKESYRLDAVAEEELDERKVRYTGTLSDLWKKQPALLVEYNFKDVELCVSINRKDNIIEFYREIARYVGCPLDKTLNSSSVIDIYILRKASGIYVLPSKGFAASEEFEGATVFEPSKGVRENVVVLDLKSLYPMAMMTINASMETKDPGGELVAPNGIRFKKHPDGLTRSIIAELLKERDEKKALRNTFPFGSPQYVMYDMQQNVLKVIMNTYYGVSGYTRFRLFDREIGAAVTSVGRAIIEHTRRVIQQQGFTVIYGDTDSCMVQLPPLDREQTIRTAKEIERQLNESYSGFAKNELNADTHYFSIKFEKIYARFFQAGKKKRYAGQLVWKEGKDVSEIDIVGFEIRRSDTPQITKAVQMKVMELILSGAGYPEVKEFLSGVIKKYRAGKYPLDEVGIPGGIGKGLDDYENDDAQVRGAKYANQYLHTEFGKGSKPKRVYIKAVTGKYPKTDVICFEYADQVPKEFLPDWELMLDKTIRQPISRIIEALGWDWTDVDPSRTTLADWGFG, encoded by the coding sequence ATGAATTCTCCCTGCACGCTGGATGCTTTTGGTGGCATAACCCTTGCGATCAACCAGGTCGAATACAGCAATTCTCCTGACGGGCCGATCATCCATATATTCGGGCGCGGCCCGGACAACAAAGCCGTCCGCCTCGATGTCACGGGTTTTAAACCCTATTTTTACGTGCCGGAACCCGAAGCAGCCGAAAAAGCCCTGCCCCCGCAGGCAACCCTTGAACCGGAGACCATATACCGCTCGATCCGTAACGAACCGCTTCGCCGGCTCTATACCCAGCGCCCGGGCGATGTGCGCGATGTGCGCGAAAGGTACCGGCACTTTGAGGCGGACATCCCGTTTGCGACGCGGTTCATGATCGACACGGGGTTGACTGGAGGAGTGTCCGCACCGTCACTTACCGTTGATTACCATGACCTCAGGGCGTCCGATGTGGACGCTCCTGCCCGGCTCTGCATCATGGATATCGAATGCGAGGACGAACGGGGATTTCCCGACCCCCAGCGTGACGCGATCACCTGCATCACCTGCCATGACTCGTTTGAGAACGATTATACCACGTTCCTGCTTGCCACAGGGGGCACGGTGCCGCCTGACATCGCAGAGAAGGAGAAGCAGGGGGGGCTCTCAAACGGGTGCTTTAAAAAAGGAACCCACACTGTCTGCACCTATGGAGACGAGACTGCAATGCTCAGGGCGTTTGCTGCATATATCGCGGTGCGCGACCCTGACGTGCTCTCCGGCTGGAACTTTGTCGATTTTGACATGCCCTATATCACTGGCAGGATGGAAAAACTCGGGCTCTCCGTCTCAAGCCTCGCACGCCTGCCCGGTATGACCGAGAGAAGGGCATTGCGGGGCAGGGCGCTCTTTGACCTGCTGACCGGGTACAAAAAAATCCACTCCACACAAAAAGAGTCGTACCGGCTCGATGCAGTTGCCGAGGAGGAACTGGACGAGCGGAAAGTGAGGTATACCGGCACGCTCTCCGATCTCTGGAAAAAGCAGCCGGCGCTCCTTGTCGAGTATAATTTCAAGGACGTCGAGCTCTGTGTCTCGATCAACAGGAAGGACAATATCATCGAGTTCTACCGCGAGATCGCACGGTATGTCGGCTGCCCGCTCGACAAAACCCTCAATTCCAGCAGCGTGATCGATATCTACATCCTGCGCAAAGCCTCGGGGATATATGTCCTGCCCTCCAAAGGGTTTGCGGCATCCGAGGAATTTGAGGGGGCAACCGTTTTTGAGCCGAGCAAGGGTGTGCGGGAAAATGTCGTAGTGCTTGACTTAAAGTCCCTGTATCCGATGGCAATGATGACGATCAATGCCTCAATGGAGACCAAGGATCCCGGAGGTGAACTCGTTGCCCCCAATGGCATACGGTTCAAAAAACACCCCGACGGGCTGACAAGGAGCATCATCGCCGAACTGCTCAAAGAGCGGGATGAGAAAAAGGCGCTGCGCAACACGTTCCCGTTTGGTTCCCCGCAATATGTCATGTACGACATGCAGCAGAACGTGCTCAAGGTGATTATGAACACCTACTATGGCGTTTCAGGATATACCCGGTTCCGGCTCTTCGACCGGGAGATCGGGGCTGCTGTGACATCGGTAGGAAGGGCGATCATCGAACACACGCGGCGCGTCATCCAGCAGCAGGGATTTACCGTGATCTACGGGGACACGGACTCCTGCATGGTGCAGCTCCCCCCGCTTGACCGTGAACAGACTATCAGGACTGCAAAGGAGATCGAGAGGCAGTTGAACGAGAGCTACTCCGGGTTTGCGAAAAACGAACTCAACGCCGATACCCATTATTTCTCAATAAAGTTCGAAAAGATCTATGCGAGGTTTTTCCAGGCAGGCAAAAAGAAGCGGTATGCAGGCCAGCTGGTCTGGAAAGAGGGAAAAGACGTCAGCGAGATCGATATCGTCGGCTTTGAGATCCGCAGGAGTGATACCCCGCAGATCACAAAGGCCGTCCAGATGAAGGTGATGGAGCTGATCCTCTCGGGTGCAGGATACCCCGAGGTCAAGGAGTTCCTTTCAGGTGTGATCAAAAAATACCGGGCCGGGAAATATCCCCTTGACGAGGTGGGGATACCGGGCGGGATCGGGAAAGGCCTTGACGATTACGAGAATGATGATGCACAGGTCCGGGGAGCGAAATACGCAAACCAGTACCTCCACACGGAGTTTGGGAAGGGAAGCAAGCCCAAACGGGTCTACATAAAGGCAGTCACCGGAAAATATCCCAAGACCGATGTGATCTGCTTTGAGTATGCCGATCAGGTACCAAAGGAATTCCTGCCTGACTGGGAGCTGATGCTTGACAAGACAATCAGGCAGCCGATCTCCCGGATCATCGAGGCGCTCGGCTGGGACTGGACCGATGTCGACCCCTCCCGCACGACGCTTGCGGACTGGGGATTCGGGTAG
- a CDS encoding lactate dehydrogenase, producing the protein MVRLAVMGVGRVGGEVAYLAASLGIVDDLVLYDCAAPLLNAQVLDLRHTGLATRISTDKSDIRDADICIFSAGLPRDPSVKTRADLLDANLPTVQECAALSKGFSGILITVTNPMDINNYYFHAKNGIPRERCIGFGGQLDSARFALALQKRGITGFPYVLGEHGEHQVPVFSMLSHYVPEELRNEILTELRGASMEVIRGKGGTVFGPALHIVHLIRMITEDARELVTCSCILDGEYGINGCSLGVPVRIGRVGIHNIEEWRLDAWEQVHMDEAGRSVGELCRKAVS; encoded by the coding sequence ATGGTGCGTCTTGCCGTGATGGGCGTCGGACGGGTCGGGGGGGAAGTCGCCTACCTTGCCGCATCGCTGGGAATTGTGGATGACCTCGTCCTCTATGACTGCGCAGCACCCCTCTTAAACGCACAGGTGCTCGACCTGCGCCACACCGGGCTTGCAACCCGCATCAGCACGGATAAAAGCGATATCAGGGACGCCGACATCTGCATATTTTCTGCAGGACTGCCGCGGGACCCCTCGGTCAAGACCCGTGCCGACCTCCTTGATGCAAACCTTCCCACGGTCCAGGAATGTGCGGCACTTTCAAAAGGCTTTTCCGGTATCCTTATCACGGTCACCAACCCGATGGACATAAACAACTATTACTTCCATGCAAAGAACGGGATTCCGCGGGAGCGGTGTATCGGCTTTGGCGGACAGCTGGACAGCGCCCGGTTCGCGCTCGCCCTGCAAAAGCGCGGGATCACCGGTTTCCCGTACGTTCTGGGCGAGCATGGCGAGCACCAGGTCCCGGTCTTTTCCATGCTCTCGCACTACGTTCCCGAAGAGCTGCGCAACGAGATCCTCACCGAACTCCGCGGGGCCAGCATGGAGGTCATCAGGGGCAAGGGGGGGACGGTCTTTGGTCCGGCACTGCATATCGTCCACCTGATCCGGATGATCACGGAAGACGCCCGGGAACTGGTCACCTGTTCGTGCATTCTTGACGGAGAGTACGGCATAAACGGGTGCTCGCTTGGTGTTCCCGTCCGGATTGGCAGGGTGGGCATCCATAATATCGAGGAGTGGCGGCTCGACGCATGGGAGCAGGTGCATATGGACGAGGCAGGCCGATCGGTAGGAGAACTCTGCAGGAAGGCGGTCTCCTGA
- a CDS encoding DUF5667 domain-containing protein, which translates to MKNRQVILSGIIVIALLCMAASAVAQTDTANNLNAPDTAPLVDTVPDAAENTAEIFDDIEPYNGSIGAGNPMYGLKVAMEDLDEILTFNETERFNKQLNNARLRLSEVKRELILNNTDSADRALDLYWQKVNLTQMRLSVLSSSNATGLLHAQEMATKHKAVLESLMLSHPDNTGLARAYNNSLALESKFEQKTRMRFERVMEKNNKTIVKAIRLTVAEQEHTTNTGENQTVRVQQTQKTRQAEGNGKDDGKGNRVNASPSETTAQPARTPGTPSPSATPSDTGKGKPDTPGNGGSKVKVTGTSDGSGNGSTGSPGNENRGQGNGRNK; encoded by the coding sequence ATGAAAAACAGACAGGTTATACTTTCCGGAATTATTGTGATTGCACTGCTCTGCATGGCAGCGTCTGCTGTAGCGCAAACAGACACCGCAAACAACCTGAATGCTCCTGATACCGCTCCGCTCGTGGATACTGTACCTGATGCTGCTGAAAATACCGCTGAAATATTTGACGACATCGAGCCATATAACGGTTCCATCGGTGCCGGCAACCCCATGTATGGGCTTAAAGTTGCAATGGAAGATCTTGACGAGATCCTTACTTTCAACGAGACCGAGCGGTTCAACAAGCAGCTGAACAATGCACGGCTCCGGCTCTCGGAGGTCAAAAGGGAACTTATACTGAACAACACTGACTCTGCCGACCGGGCGCTGGATCTCTACTGGCAGAAGGTCAACCTGACACAGATGCGGCTTTCCGTGTTGTCGTCTTCCAATGCAACGGGTCTTCTCCATGCACAGGAGATGGCGACAAAGCACAAGGCGGTCCTTGAAAGCCTCATGCTCTCCCACCCGGATAACACCGGCCTTGCCCGGGCATACAACAACAGCCTTGCGCTTGAGAGCAAATTCGAACAAAAAACCCGGATGCGGTTTGAGCGCGTCATGGAAAAGAACAACAAAACGATCGTAAAAGCTATCCGGCTTACGGTGGCAGAACAGGAGCACACGACAAACACCGGGGAGAACCAGACAGTCCGGGTACAGCAGACCCAAAAGACCCGGCAGGCGGAAGGGAACGGGAAGGATGACGGCAAGGGCAACAGGGTGAATGCAAGCCCATCTGAAACGACGGCACAGCCGGCCCGGACACCCGGCACTCCGTCCCCTTCAGCCACACCATCTGATACCGGAAAAGGAAAACCGGATACCCCTGGCAATGGCGGCAGCAAAGTAAAAGTCACCGGAACCAGCGACGGTTCCGGAAACGGGAGTACGGGAAGCCCGGGAAATGAGAACCGTGGGCAGGGCAATGGCAGGAACAAGTGA